The DNA window ATCAGGGGTACGCCGGCGGCGCGCAGCGCCCCCACCGACGCGCGGACGTCAGGTGTCGCGAACGCGACCTGGGTGATGCCGGAGGCCGGCGACTGGACGGACTCCTCGACGTTGAGGATGACCCGCAACGAGCCGCGCGACGAGCGGAAGGCGCGGCTGCGCAGCCGGCCCTGGGGCTCCATGAACTCCTCGACGGCGCCCGGCTCCATCGCCAGGAGGGTGCGCAGGAAGGACACCTCCTCGTTGAGCCGCAGGGAGGGCACGGCGACGACGAGGTGGTCGATCCCGAGCAGGTCGCCGGTGGGCTCGGCGGGCTCCACGAAGTCGCCCTGCCAGTGGTCGTCCTCGCCCGCGCGGTCGCTGACCAGGACGTGCAGCCCGGACGGCGAGGTGATCCCCGGCAGCAGCGCCTCGCCCGAGCCGCGGGTCCGGTCGACGGCCGGCCACAGCAGCGCCTTGGCCCGCTCGGCGACGCCGGACACCGACGAGGTGAGGATCCCGATCGCCGGGTCGGCGGCGGTGCCGTCGTTGACCACGACGTGCGCGTCGCCGTTGCGCCACCAGGTGACCGGCTTGGTGCGGTGCCGGCCGGCGGGGGCGAAGCCCAGGGACCCGAGGAGGGGAGGTACGGCGGGCGAGCCGGGCAGCTCGAGGAACGCCGGGTCGATCCCGGCCGGCGGCGGAGGCGCTCCCGCCCGGCCGAGCTGGTCCTCCAGGAAGACCAGGGAGCGCATCGCGTCGCGGGCCGTCACCGCGGGGTCGGCGACCCGGACCACGTCGCTGAAGACCTCGAGCGACACCGGGCCGGCGTACCCCGTCGCGAGCGTCGCCGCCACGACCCCGGCGACGTCGAGGGTGCCCTCCCCGGGGAAGCACCGGAAGTGCCGGCTCCACTCGAGCACGTCCATGTCGAGCAGCGGTGCGTCCGCGACCTGCAGGAAGCCGATGCGGTCTCCGGGGATCCCGGCGAGCGCGGCGCCGTCGTCGCCCCGCGACAGGAGGTGGAAGGTGTCCACCGCCAGCGTGACGGCCGGGTGGTCGGCCCGGCGTACGACGTCCCAGGCCTGGCCGACCCGGTTGACGTGCCGGCCCCAGGCGAGGGCCTCGTAGGCGATCGTGACGCCCTGGTCGGCCGCGAGGTCGCCGAGCAGGCTCAGCTGGGCGGCGCTGAGGTCGGGGTCGTCGACGGCGTCGGCGCCCACGTGGGAGCAGCAGAGCACCGTCGTCGCGCCGAGGTCGGCCATCACGGCGAGCTTGGTGCGAAATCGATGGAGCACCGGGTCGAACTGTTCGGGCGGCACCCCCTCGACGTCACGCACCGGCTGGAAGAGGTCGATGGTGAGGCCCAGCTCGGCGCACCGGCGCGCGACCTCCCGTGGCGTCAGCGGCGAGGCGATCAGGTCGTTGTCGAAGATCTCGAGCCCGTCGAAGCCGGCCGCCGCGATCGCCGTCAGCTTGTCGTCGAGCACCCCACTCAGCGACACGGTCGCGATGCCCCGCCTCATGCCGTCAGCTCTGCGAAGTGGCGGGTCATCCGGGCGGCGTCGGGCACGCGGCCGGTGAAGAGCTCGAACGCGCCGACGGCCTGGTGCACGGCCATCCCGCCGCCGGTCACCACCCGGCACCCCCGAGCCCGGGCCGCGCGGACCAGCTCGGTGTCGAGCGGGAAGTAGACGACGTCGGAGACCCAGAGGTCGGGCCGCAGCAGTCCCTCCGGCACCGACGAGCCGGGGTGCCCGTTCATCCCGACCGGGGTGGCGTTGACGACGCCTCCCGCCTCGTCGAGCGCGCGGCCGAGGTCGGTGACGGGGGTGACCCGGTGGTCGCCGTACCTCTTGGCGAGGCGGATGGCGCACGCCTCCGCCCGCTCGGGGTCGCTGTCGAGGACGGCGACGTGCTCCGCGCCCTGGTCGAGGAGGCCGTACCCGACGGCGACGCCGGCACCCCCGGCGCCGACCACGACGGCGCGGTCGCGGACGGCGTCGGGCAGCGCCGCGCGGAACGCCGCTCCGT is part of the Nocardioides conyzicola genome and encodes:
- a CDS encoding sugar phosphate isomerase/epimerase and 4-hydroxyphenylpyruvate domain-containing protein; the encoded protein is MRRGIATVSLSGVLDDKLTAIAAAGFDGLEIFDNDLIASPLTPREVARRCAELGLTIDLFQPVRDVEGVPPEQFDPVLHRFRTKLAVMADLGATTVLCCSHVGADAVDDPDLSAAQLSLLGDLAADQGVTIAYEALAWGRHVNRVGQAWDVVRRADHPAVTLAVDTFHLLSRGDDGAALAGIPGDRIGFLQVADAPLLDMDVLEWSRHFRCFPGEGTLDVAGVVAATLATGYAGPVSLEVFSDVVRVADPAVTARDAMRSLVFLEDQLGRAGAPPPPAGIDPAFLELPGSPAVPPLLGSLGFAPAGRHRTKPVTWWRNGDAHVVVNDGTAADPAIGILTSSVSGVAERAKALLWPAVDRTRGSGEALLPGITSPSGLHVLVSDRAGEDDHWQGDFVEPAEPTGDLLGIDHLVVAVPSLRLNEEVSFLRTLLAMEPGAVEEFMEPQGRLRSRAFRSSRGSLRVILNVEESVQSPASGITQVAFATPDVRASVGALRAAGVPLMPVPDNYYTDLDARFGLPPEVLDDLRAHGLLYDRAGDGELLHAFTLPLGTGFHVELLERRGGYDGYGSAGTHVRLAMQRAG
- a CDS encoding shikimate dehydrogenase gives rise to the protein MSRPSYVLGLVGEGISASLTPAMQEREGRESGLQVSYRIIDAERRGFGADDLADLLDWAQRLGFDGLNVTHPFKQAVLPLLDELSDDAADLGAVNTVVFRDGRRLGRNTDWSGYGAAFRAALPDAVRDRAVVVGAGGAGVAVGYGLLDQGAEHVAVLDSDPERAEACAIRLAKRYGDHRVTPVTDLGRALDEAGGVVNATPVGMNGHPGSSVPEGLLRPDLWVSDVVYFPLDTELVRAARARGCRVVTGGGMAVHQAVGAFELFTGRVPDAARMTRHFAELTA